DNA from Bordetella genomosp. 13:
TGGAGCCATGATAGCCGCTGTTATATGGCAGAACGCGGAAGAATCGTGACAATTATGCGCAACACCGCCGAACGTGACGGTATTTCGCGCTCATCTGGAAAGCAAACGCTTACAGCCCAATAATGGCGCGGCTTGACGCCGCATGACCCGAAAAAAGCTCGCCCGGACAAGGCATCCGGGCATGGGCGGGAAAACGATAATCCGGGTTTACACCGATCAGTCGGGGCTTCGGCGGCCGTTCGGCGAGGTCCTTGCCGCTGCGAGGTCGGCGGGCACGTCGACGTCGGCCAACACCCCGGGATCGTCCACCGGCAACGCGTGCACGCCTTGCCGGCGCAACAGGATCCGCGCGCCCTCGTCGCCCTCCAGCCCGGCCAGTTCGGGCCACAACTCGGCAGCGAAGGCGACGGGATGGCCGCGCTGCCCTTCATACACGGGCGCCGCGATGCGATGCCCGCGGCTGTGGAGGGCGACGTGCGCCACCGTGGCGGAGCGCAGCCACGGCATATCGGCAAGCGCCACCAGGCAGTGGCGTGAAGATGGTGTGTCCCGCATCAGCGCGATGGCCGCGGCGGCCAGACTGCCGCCCATGCCCTGCCTGGCCTGGACGGCGGGGACGACGCGACATCCCTCCGCCGAAAGCAGGGCGGCCAAAGCAGTGCTTTCGGGCCGCACCACGGCCAGCGCCTGCGGCAGCGCTTCGAGCATGGCCTGCGCTGCGGCGACCGCAACGGGCCTGCCATCAGGCAGCCGCGCCAGCAGCTTGTCGGCGCCCGGCGACTCGGCCGCATAACGGCTGCCGTAGCCGCCGGCCAGCAGAATCCCTATGCAGCCGTCCATCGTCATGTGCGCTCCCGTGCAGGCATCCAGTGTATGAGGCGGCCCGCGGCCAAGATTACTTGCTACTTGCGCCAGAACATCGGCGTGAACAGCACCAGCACCGTCAGGAATTCGAGCCGGCCGATCAGCATGGCGAACGTGCACACCCAGGTCTGGAAGTCGGTCAGCGATCCGAAGCTGCCCATCGGGCCCAACGCGCCCAGGCCCGGCCCCGTGTTGTTGATCATGGCAAGCACGGCAGAGAACGCGAGCAGCGGCTCCAGGCCGGACAGCAACAGCAGGCTGGTCAGCACGCCCAACGACATGCCGTAGACCAGCATGAAGGCCAGCACCGACGACATGACGCGGGGGTCGACTACCCGCCCGCCGATGCGCACCGGGCTGACGGCGTGCGGATGCAGCATGGTGACGAGTTCGTTGCGCGCCTGCTTCATCAGCAGTATGGCCCGCACCATCTTGATGCCGCCGCCGGTGGAGCCGGCGGACGTGGCCACCGCCGACAGCAGCAGCATGGTAAGCGGCGCGAACAGCGGCCAGGTGGTGTAGTCGACGTTGGCATAGCCGGTGGTGGTGGCCACCGAAATGGTGTTGAACATGCCGTAGCGCAGCGCCAGCAACGGATCGGTGTAAACGCCCTTGGCATACAGGTAGGCCGAGATCGCCAGGCCCGCCCCCAGCACCAGCCCGAGATAAGGCAGGGTCTGCGGACACACCAGATAGGCGCGCCCGCTGCGCTGGCGCAGCGCGGTGAAGTGCGTGGCGAAGTTGATGCCCGACAACAGCATGAACACCATGGCCACCAGTTCGACCGGCAAGGAGTCGAAGTGCGCGAAGCCTTCGTCCCACGTGGAAAAGCCCCCCAGGCCCATGGTGGTGGCCATGTGGCACCACGCCTCGAACCAGGGCAGGCCCACCGCGCGATAGGCCAGCAGGCACAGCACCGAAAAGCCGAAATACACCAAGTACAGCGCCTTTGCCGTGCTGGCGATGCGCGGCGTGAGCCGTTCGTCCTTCATCGGACCCGGCGTCTCGGCCCGCACCACCTGATGTCCGCCCACGCCCAGCAGCGGCAGGATGGCAACGGCCAGCACCAGGATGCCCATGCCGCCGATCCAGACCAGCGTGGCGCGCCACAGGTTGATCGAGGCCGGCAGATGCTCCAGTCCGGAAAGGACGGTGGCGCCGGTGGAAGTCAGTCCCGACATGGCCTCGAAATAGGCGTCGGTGAACGACAGGGGCATGCCGGCTTCGTGGTAGTACAGCAGCAGCGGAATGGCGGCCAGCAACGGCAGACCTGACCACACGATGGCGACCAGCAGGAAGCCGTCGCGGGCGTGCAGCTCGCTGCGCGCGTGGTGCGTGATCAGCCACAGCGCCCCGCCGATGCCCAGCGCCAGCAGGAAGCCGCGCGCGAAGGCGCTGAGTCCCTGGTCGCCGCCGAAGAATGCCACGCCCAATGGGATGAGCATCGTCAGCGCGAACACCAGCATGGTGAGGCTGAGGACATGGAAAGTGGCCAGCAGCCGTTTCATGCCGGAAACCCCGCGAGGACGAAGGACGACATGGGGCGCGCTCTAGCCTTAGAAAAACGACGCGGAAACCTGAAACAGCTTCTCGACGCGCGGCATCTGCTGACGAGACGGCACGAACACCACGACGTGGTCGTCGGATTCGATGATGGTGTCGTCGTCGGGCAGCAGTATCTCGTCGCCGCGCACCAGCGCGCCGATGCTGGCGCCCTTGGGCAGCCGCAGTTCGCCCACCGCGCGGCCGACCACGCGCGAGGTGGAGCGATCGCCGTGCGCCACGGCCTCGAGCGCTTCGGCCACGCCCTGGCGCAGCCGGTGCACGCCCACCACGTCGCCGCGCCGCACGTGGCGCAGCAGCTCGCTCATGGTGGCCTGCGAAGGCGATACCGCGATGTCGATATGGCTGCCCTGCATCAGCTCGCCATAGGCCTGCCGGTTGATCAGGGCGATGACCTTGCGCGCGCCCAGGCGCTTGGCCAGCAGCGAGGACATGATGTTGTCCTCGTCGTCGCTGGTCAGCGCCAGGAAGGTGTCCATGTCATCGATGTTCTCGCGCTCGAGCAGCGCCTCGTCGGTGCCGTTGCCGTGCAGCACCAGCACGTTGTGGGGCAGCTGGGCGGCCAGGTACATGCAGCGCTTCTCGTCGCGTTCGACGATGCGCACGCTGTAGTTCTCGTCGGCCAGCTGACGCGCCAGGCGCAGGCCGATGTTGCCGCCGCCGGCGATCATGACGCGCCGCACGCTCTTCTCGGCCATGCGCAGCTGGCGCACGGCGCGGCGCGCATGGCGCGTGTCCACCACCAGCACGACCTCGTCGCCGGGCGCCACCACGGTGCCGCTGCCGGCGTGCAGCGGTCGTCCGCCGCGCAGCACGTCCACCACGCGCGCGGCCACGTCGGGCCATACCTCGCGCAGCTCGTCGACGGACCGGTTCGCCATCGGGCTGCCGTGCCCGATGCGCACGGTGACCACGCTGACGCGGCCCTCGGCGAACTCGACGACCTGCAGCGCCTCGGGGAATTCGATGAGGCTGTGCAGATAGGTGGTGACGCTGCGCTCGGGGCTGATCAGGGCGTCGATGCAGAAACCTGCCTCTCCCATCAGCTCGGGATGGTCCGCGAACTCGGGCATGCGGATGCGGGCGATGCGGCGCGGCACGTTGAACAGCTGGCGCGCCATCTTGCAGGCCACCATGTTGGCCGCGTCGGAGGCCGAACAGGCGATGAAGAGATCGGTGTCGGCCGCGCCCGCGGCCTCGAGCACCGACACCTGGGTGCCGTCGCCCTGCAGGCCGCGCAGGTCATAGCGTTCTTGCAGATAGCGCAACTGGGCGGGATCGCAATCGATCACCGTGATGTCGTTCTGTTCCGACACCAGGTTCTCGGCCACGCTGGTACCCACGCGGCCGGCGCCCATGATGAGGATCTTCATGTACTGCGCTTGCGTGCGGACTCGATGCCGAGTTGCTTGAGTTTGCGGTACAGGTGAGTGCGCTCGAGCCCAGTGCGCTCGGACACACGGGTCATGCTGTGGTTCTCGCGGACGAGGTGGTATTCGAAATAGATGCGTTCGAAGGCATCGCGCGCCTCGCGCAGCGGCTGGTCGAGCGAGATGTTGCCCAGCTGGCCGTTGGACGCGGCCGGAGCGTCGGTTGCCAGCGCGGCGGGCGGCGGCGCGTCGAGCTCGTCTTCGAGGGGCACGGCGGCGGGCTGGACCTGGCTGACGATGGGGCCCGGGTGCGGAGCGCGGCCTCGGGCCAGGCCCGCGGCGATGGTCTTCAGCAGGCGCTGCAGCGTGATGGGCTTTTCGAGGAAGTCCATGGCGCCGATGCGCGTGGCCTCGACCGCGGTGTCGATGGTGGCATGGCCGCTCATCATGATGACGGGCATGTCGAGCAGGCCCTGCGATGCCCACTCTTTGAGCAGGCTGACGCCGTCGGTGTCCGGCATCCAGATGTCGAGCAACACCAGGTCGGGGCGCGTGCGCAGCCGCGCAGAACGCGCCTGCGCCGCATTTTCCGCCAACTCGACCGTATGCCCTTCGTCGTAAAGGATCTCGGAAAGGAGTTCGCGTATGCCTACTTCGTCGTCGACCACCAGGATTCTGGCCATATACCTCTCACCTATTGCGTAGCCGCATTATCCTTTTCTTGCCGTGTCGCGTCCATAATAGTATCGGCATGCGGCGCCAGGCGCGTCAACAGGATGGAGATGCGAGCCCCGCCTTCCTTGCGGTTTGCAAGATCGATGCGGCCACCATGTTCATCCACGATCTTGCGCACGATGGCCAATCCTAACCCAGTTCCATGGGCCTTGGTCGTAACGTAAGGTTCGAAGGCCCGTTGCGCCACCTGCGGCGCGAAGCCAGGGCCCGTGTCCGCGACGATGAAACGCACCGCGCACTGCTGCGATCCATCGGGCTGAGCGCTTTGCACCAGTTGCGTCGTGACGCGCACCACGCCTGCATCGCCCTGCTCTGCCACGGCATCGCGCGCATTGGTCAACAAGTTGTGAATGACCTGGCGCAACTGCGTCGGGTCGCCCTCGATCTCGGGCAGGTCCGGCGCGAGCTGCACGTCGAGGTTCAGCGGCCGCGGCCCGCCGCCCGCCTCGCCCCAGCCGTACAGGGCCAGCACATCGGCCACCAGCGTGTTGAAGTCCACGCGCTGCATGACGGCGGGCGGCGTGCGCGCATACTCGCGAAAGTCGTCGACCATCTGCTTCAGCGACCCGACCTGGTTCACGATGGTGTTGGTGGCGCGTACCAGCATCTGGGCATCGGCGGGCGCGAGCCGGTCGGCCAGCTTCATGGCCAGGCGCTCTGCCGACAGCTGGATCGGCGTGAGCGGGTTCTTGATCTCGTGCGCCAGGCGGCGCGCCACCTCGCCCCAGGCCACGGTGCGGTTGGCCGAGATCACTTCGGTGATGTCGTCGAACACGACCATGTAGCCGTTGCCGCGCCCATCCACACGCAGATGCGTGCCGCGCGCCAGCAGCGCGACCGGCTCGCCGTCGCCGGGCTTCACCTCGAACTGCTGCTGCCAATGCGTGCGCTCGGATCCCACCGCCGCATGCGCGGCGAAGGCCTGGCGGATGATCTGCGCGAACTCGAGCATGCCGTCCACGGTCTCGAGCGGGCGGCCGATGACCGAGCGCAGGTCCGCCTGCAGTATGGTCTGCGCGCCCTGGTTCACGGTGGTCACGCGAAACCCCTCGTCGAACACCAGCACGCCCGACGACAGGTTGGCCATCACGCTTTCCAGGTAGACGTTGGAGCGCTCCAGCTGCCGTCGGTTGCTCTCGACCATCTGCCGGGCCTCGTCGAGCTGGCGCGTCATGGCGTTGAACGAGCGCGTCAGCTGGCCCACCTCGTCGCGCTCGGGCGGCTCGGGCAGCGGGCGATAGTCGCCCACGCCCACGGCCTGGGTGCCCGCGGCCAGCCGCAGCAGCGGCCGCACCAGCCGCTTGGACAGCGACAGGGCGACCGCGATGGCGGTGAACACAGACAGCAGCAGAGCCAGCGTCAGCGTGATGCCGTAAAGCTTGCGCAGCCCCAGCCGCGACAAGGCCAGTTCCTGGTAATCTCGAAAGCCCTGCTGCACGCGGTTGGCGTTGTGCGCGATCTGCTCGGGCACGGGCTGCACAAGCTGCAGCCAGCGAGGCTCGGCGGCGGCGCCCAGGATACCGTCCACGCGCATCGGCGCCGCCAGCGGCACCACTACGCGCAGGTGCAGGCCGGGATCGGAATCGGGTCCCACCGGGTCGTCCGCCTCGGCGGCGGCGTAGTTGCGCGCCATGCGCAGCTGATTCAGCACATTGGACGGCGGCATGGCCGGCAGCAGCTGGCCGTACTGGTTGGTGGAGAACGCGAGCTGGCGTCCGCTGCCGGAGAAGACCATGGCCTCCTGCACGCCGTTGGTTTCGCGCAGGCGCGTCAGGGTAAGCGGGATCTCGCTGTCGCTGAGGTTGTTGAGTTCGGCCGCCATGCCGCGGGCCCGCGCGTCCAGGTCGGCCAGCAGGGAATCGAGCGCGGCGCGGCCCAGGTTCAGGCCCGATTCCAGCGCGCTGTCGACCCGCACGTTGAACCAGGATTCGATGGAGCGCGACATGAACTGCACCGACAGGGTGTAGATCAGCGCCCCCGGCACCACGCCGATCAGCGCGAACGCCAGCGCGAAACGCGCCGTGAGACGGGCGCCGAACTGGCGCCGCCGGATCTGCCGCGCCAGGCGCACCGTGAGCGCCGAGACCCATACGAACAGGGCGAACGCGAACACGCCGTTGAGCACCAGCAGCGTGTCGTAATAGCGCGCGAAGCGCGAGGCATTGCCGGTGGACCAGGCCAGCAGGCCCAGCAGCGCCAGGCCGCTGATCCCGCCCACCACCAGCGCGATGCGTAGAAAGAGTCTCATGACGGATCGCGGGGGGACCGCGTCAGCGAGAAGGAAAAGCTGCTCCATGGCGTAGCCAGTTGCCAGGAGCTGCTGTTGAGCGCATTGACCTGAAAAGGCCTGGCCAGTTGCGAGGTGTCCAGCCGCACGCGCAACCTGCCACTATATTGCACGCCGGGCTCCAGCTGGGACGTGTCGATGACCTGCCAATGGCGGATGTTGCGCACCATGCCCATCGCCTCGTCCAGCGACGACACCGGCAGGGACAATTCGTCGGCCCCGGCGCGCCACTGCCGGGTGAGAGCGTTGTAGACGATGCGCCAGGTCATGCTGGAATCGACCTCGGTGCGGTCGAACCAATACCACCGCGATCGGGTGATGACCACGTCGGCGGTGAAATACAGCGGCAGGCCGCGCTGTGCGGCGTCGCGCAGCGCGTCATTGAGATCGAAGCGCACGTCGGCGTCGATCTCGAGCTTGCCGTCGCGCACGATGGGGTCGATGCGCAGTACGTCGGGATCGGACGCGTGCGCCTGTCCCATGCCCAACGGCAACAGCAGGATCGCCAGCAACAGCACGGAAAACAGACGCGAGATCATGGAACGGCAGCGTACGCGCGCTAACATGCCGCCTATTCTTGGCGATTCAGGACTGCTTGGCAAACAAGGCATAAAAAAAACCGTCATGCTGGGCCGCGGGTGTTGCGCCGATGGCCACGGGCAGCAGTTGCCCCGGCGCGGGCAGCCGCTGCGCGTCGGGGTGGCGCCGCTGGAATGCCGCGGCCTGCGCCTCGCCCTCGGCGGGAAAGATCGAACAGGTCACGTACAGCAGCCGTCCACCGCGAGCCACCGTGGTCCACAGCGCATCGGCGATGCGCGCCTGCAGGGCGGCGGTGCGGGCCACGTCGTCGGCGCGCCGCAGCCAGCGGATGTCCGGATGGCGGCGCACGATGCCGGACGCGGTGCATGGCACGTCGGCCAGCACGGCATCATAGGGGCGGCCGTCCCACCACGCGGCCGGATCCGCCGCGTCTCCCTGCTTCAGCGACACCCCGGAGCCGCGCAGCCCAAGCCGGTCCAGGTTCTGGCCGACACGCTCCAGCCGCTGTGCATCGGCGTCCAGGGCCAGCAGCTCGACGTCGGCAAGCTCGAGCAGGTGTGCAGTCTTGCCGCCGGGCGCCGCGCAGGCGTCCAGCACGCGCATGCCGTCGCGCGGCGCCAGCAGCGGCGCCGCCAGCTGGGCGCCGGCATCCTGCACCGACCACCAGCCCGCATCGAATCCCGGCAGTTGCATCACCGGCCGCGGTTCGGCCAGCGCCAGGCCGTCCTGGCCGGTGGGATCCGCAGCGATGCCTTCCGCATGGAAGGCCTGCAGGACCTGTTCGCGGGACGCGCGACGGCGGTTGACGCGCAGCGTCAGCGGCGCAGGCAGATTGGCAGCTTCAAGCAGTTCCTGCCAACGGTCGGGATGGTCCTGGCGCAGCCGGTCTATCCACCACTCAGGATGATTCCAGCGGGCGCGCGGCCGCTGGGCCACGGCCTGCTCCAGCGCCTCGTGTTCGCGCAGGAAGCGGCGCAGGCAGGCATTGAGCAGGCCCTTGTACGAGGCCAGCTTGCGTGCACCCGCGGCGGCCTCGACGGCCTGGTCCACCACCGTATGCGGCGCATAGGCCGGCATGCCGGGCACAGCCTTGTCGGTGGGGCGCAGCAGGGTCAAGGCGATGCGCAGCAGCGCGTCCAACAAGGGGCCGGGCGACTTGCGCACCAGTTCGGCCGCAACTTCGTCCGCCCAGCCCCACTGCCGCATGGCATGGAAGCCCAGCGCCTGGGCGCCGGGCCGCAGCGGCGCCTCGACCTGGGCCAGCGCGTCGGTCAAGGACCGACCCTGGCCCACCGCCTGCAAGGCGGTGGCGGCGGCGTACAGCGTGCGCGACAAGGGAGGCGCCCACGAACGGGCATCGGAAGACGGCTGCGGCATGGCGAAAAAAGGGATGCGGGATCGCTATGGTAGCTGGAGACCGGATGCCCCCCGCAATTCCCCCGTGCCGCCCGGCCTTTTTCAGGTGGGCAGCGCGTCAGCTTCCATCAGCTCGGCGTAGGCGTCGAACTCGGCCGCGATGGGATGGTCGTGCACCTGCGGGCTGCCATAGCCGGAACGGAAATACAGGAAAGGCACGTGGGCGCGGCTGGCCGTGAGCGCATCGACGTGGGTGTCGCCCAGGTAAGCCCCCTCGGCAGGCTTGGCGCCCAGCGCATCCAGCGCCTGCAACAGCGGCATCGGGTCGGGCTTGGGCCGGGCCACCGTGTCGCAGCCGGACACGTGATCGAAATACTGCAGGATGCCGCATTGCTGCAGGGCCTGCAGCGCCGGGGCATGCCGCTTGTTCGTGCACACGCCCAGGCGCACGCCGCGACGCCGGCAATCATCCAGGAATTCGACCAGGCCCGGATACGGCCGCGAGCTGCGATGCGCCCGCTGCTCGTAGTGACGGCCGTAGGCGGCGATGATCGCCTCGTGGGCAGCCTGGGGCACCTCGCGGTCGGCCATCATCGAGAGCAGCGCCGCGGGAAATGCGCCGTAGAGGTTCGGCAGCACATAGTCGGCAGGCAGAGCCGGAAAGCCGCATTCGAGCAGGGCGTCGCTCATGGCATGGCGGATGTCGGCCACGGTATCCAGAAGGGTACCGTCCAGGTCGAACACGATGGCCTTGCGGCCGGCAAGCAGAGTAGCGGGAGTCATGGATCGAAGGCGGCCGGCGTGGCCGCTCGGGCAAGCGGGGCAACGTTATTGAAACACGACCGTGCGTCCGGGCAATGACACACACGCCGCCGGCGTCGTGGCCGCGTTCATTGCGCGGCCTTGGCCACGTCGACCAAGGCGCGCAGCGCCGACGGCATGTGGCGATTGGCAGGGAAATAGAGAAACAGCCCCGGGATGGCCGGACACCAGTCTTCGAGCACCGCCACCAGCCGCTTCTTCTTCAAATACGCGTCGGTATAAAGTTCGGGCACATAGGCGATGCCCAATCCATCTGCCGCGGCCTCGGCCATGAGCCGGTTGCTGTCCAGCGTCAGCGTACCCGGCACGTCGATCGCAACCTCCTTGCCGCGCTTGCTGAATTCCCAGCGATAGCGCTTGCCGCTGGGCAGGCGCTGGCGTATGCAGCGATGCTGGTGCAGGTCTTCGGGCGTGCGAGGCGCCGGATGGCGGCGCAGGTAGACGGGCGACGCGACCGCTAGGAACCTGATGTCGGGCCCCAGGCGCACCGCAATCATGTCCTTGGGCACGGCCTCGCCCAGCCGCACGCCAGCATCGAAGCCGCGTTCGACGATGTCGACCAACTGCCCCTCTGCGCAGAGGTCCAGTTCCACGCGCGGATATCGCGCCTGCAACCGCGGCACTACTGTCTGCAGCAGCACCCGGATCGCCCCATCGCTGCCATTGATGCGGACGAGTCCGCTGGGCTGGCCGGCGGCCGCTGCGACCTCTTCCAGCGCGTCGTTGAGGCTGCCCAGGATGGGCGTGATGCGCGCCAGCAGTCGCTCGCCCTCCTGCGTCAACGAGACGCTGCGAGTCGTACGGTTGAGCAGGCGCGTGCCCAGCGTGCCTTCGAGCCCGCGCATGGAGTGGCTGAGGGCGGAGTGCGAAACGCCCAGCATGTCGGCGGCGCGCCGGAAACTGCGGTGCGAGGCCACGGCGATGAACGCGTTCAGGTCGGTCAGGGACGGCGATTTCATTGGTCGATTTTATTCACCGGCTCGTGCGACGAAAACCGGATTCTCTAACCAATGAAGCCTGCGTACCATGGCTTCATGTGGCAGGCAAAGGAGCGGACATGAGCAAGACATGGTTTATCACCGGCGCATCGGCCGGGCTGGGCAAGCTGCTGACGGAGCGGCTGCTGGCGCGCAACGATCGGGTGGCGGCAACGGTGCGGCGCGACGGCGCCCTGGAAAAGTTGAAGGAGCGGCACGGCGATGCGCTGCAGGTCGTCAAGCTGGACGTCACGGACACGGACGCGATCCGCGCGCGCGTGACGGAAGCGTTCGGCGCCATGGGTCGCATCGACGTCGTAGTGAGCAACGCCGGCTATGGGCTTTTTGGAGCGGCGGAAGAAGTGACCGACGACCAGATCGCGCGCCAGATCGCCACCAACCTCGTGGGCTCGATCCAGCTTATCCGCGCGGTGCTGCCGCATCTCAGGCGGCAGGGCGGCGGCCGCATCGTCCAGGTGTCGTCCGAGGGCGGGCAGATCGCATATCCGAGCTTCGGCGTGTACCACGCCACGAAGTGGGGCATCGAAGGCTTCGTGGAAGCCGCGGCGAAGGAAGTGGCGTCGTTCGGCATCGACTTTCTCATCGTCGAGCCCGGCCCGACGCGCACCAACTTCGGCGCGAACCTGGACCTGGCGACGCCGATGGCCTGCTACGACGATACCCCGGCGGGCGAGATCCGGCGCCTGCTCGAGACGGGCGCCTTCGGCGACCTGGGCGACGCCGGCAGAACGGTGGACGCGATGATCGCCGTCATCGACGCCGCGCACCCGCCGCTGCGCTTGGCGTTGGGCCGCTCCACCTACGATTCCGTCCGCGCGGCCCTGGCCGAACGCATGCGGATACTGGAGGCGCAGAAGGACGTCGCGCTATCGGTCATGGAGTGAATATGCGAAAAACCAAGGCACTGGCGCTTGCTTGCGTCCTGGGACCGCTGCTGACGGCGGCGGCGCGAGCCGAGCCGCCGCCCAACAAGGTGCTGGGCACCTGGCGGATGGTATCCGCGCAGATCGAGCAGAACGGCGAAAGCCGTCCCGCCTACGGGCCGCGCCCCAACGGGATGCTGGTCTTCACGCCGGACATGCATTTCGTCGAAGTGCTGACCGATGCGACGCTGCCCAGATTCGCATCGGACGTACGCGGCAAGGGCACGGCGCAAGAGAACCAGGCCGCCATGGCAAGGG
Protein-coding regions in this window:
- a CDS encoding lipocalin-like domain-containing protein, whose protein sequence is MRKTKALALACVLGPLLTAAARAEPPPNKVLGTWRMVSAQIEQNGESRPAYGPRPNGMLVFTPDMHFVEVLTDATLPRFASDVRGKGTAQENQAAMARGIGFFGTYTVDENGEFSGNRVDGSTFPNWVGSVRTSRQLRLVVEGDRMTEYFQRPEGAHVYIEWERVHAPR